A single region of the Streptomyces sp. NBC_01803 genome encodes:
- a CDS encoding MarP family serine protease translates to MNGLDILLLLAAVWFAVVGYRQGFVVGVLSVTGFLGGGLIAAYALPLVWRTARDADASGAGAGELGAIAAVAAVIVCATVGQALTTHLGGRLRRHITWSPARALDATGGALVNVLAMLLVAWLLGSALATTTLGTVGREVRGSRVLLGVSSVVPERADGWFTDFGSVLAQQGFPQVFSPFAAEPITEVPPPDPELAGSPAVAEAKRSIVKVAGTASGCGKVLEGTGFVFADGRVMTNAHVVGGVVEPTVQVGGEGRRYRARVVLYDWERDVAVLDVPRLNAPALELSEGDAITGDDAIIAGFPESGPFDSRPARVRERFQAEGPDIYRRDTVSRDVYALYATVRPGNSGGPLLTPDGEVYGVIFAKSLDDDRTGYALTTDEVREIITRGRAVDESVDSQTCAM, encoded by the coding sequence ATGAACGGGCTCGACATCCTGCTGCTGCTCGCCGCCGTCTGGTTCGCGGTGGTGGGGTACCGGCAGGGGTTCGTCGTCGGCGTGCTCTCCGTCACCGGCTTCCTCGGCGGTGGCCTGATCGCCGCCTACGCCCTCCCGCTCGTGTGGCGCACGGCCCGCGACGCGGACGCCTCGGGCGCCGGAGCGGGGGAGCTGGGCGCGATCGCCGCGGTCGCGGCCGTCATCGTCTGCGCCACGGTCGGCCAGGCCCTCACCACTCACCTGGGCGGCCGGCTGCGGCGCCACATCACCTGGTCCCCGGCCCGCGCCCTGGACGCCACCGGCGGCGCCCTGGTCAACGTGCTGGCGATGCTGCTCGTCGCCTGGCTGCTCGGCTCCGCCCTGGCCACGACCACGCTGGGCACCGTCGGCCGCGAGGTCCGCGGCTCACGGGTGCTGCTGGGCGTCTCCAGCGTCGTCCCGGAGCGGGCCGACGGCTGGTTCACCGACTTCGGCTCGGTCCTCGCCCAGCAGGGCTTCCCGCAGGTCTTCTCGCCCTTCGCGGCCGAGCCCATCACCGAAGTCCCGCCGCCCGACCCGGAGCTGGCGGGCAGCCCGGCCGTCGCCGAGGCGAAACGGTCCATCGTGAAGGTGGCCGGCACCGCCTCCGGCTGCGGCAAGGTCCTGGAGGGCACCGGCTTCGTCTTCGCCGACGGCCGGGTGATGACCAACGCCCACGTCGTCGGCGGAGTCGTCGAGCCCACCGTCCAGGTTGGCGGCGAGGGCAGGCGCTACCGCGCCCGCGTCGTCCTCTACGACTGGGAGCGCGACGTCGCGGTCCTCGACGTGCCGCGCCTGAACGCCCCGGCCCTGGAGCTGAGCGAGGGCGACGCCATCACCGGGGACGACGCGATCATCGCAGGCTTCCCCGAGAGCGGCCCGTTCGACTCCCGACCGGCACGCGTCCGCGAGCGATTCCAGGCCGAGGGGCCCGACATTTACCGCCGGGACACGGTGAGCCGCGACGTGTACGCGCTGTACGCGACGGTCCGGCCGGGCAACTCGGGCGGTCCGCTGCTCACGCCGGACGGCGAGGTGTACGGCGTGATCTTCGCCAAGTCGCTCGACGACGACCGCACCGGCTACGCCCTCACCACCGACGAGGTGCGCGAGATCATCACGCGAGGCCGGGCCGTCGACGAGTCGGTCGACAGCCAGACATGCGCGATGTGA
- a CDS encoding alpha/beta fold hydrolase — MTNPDQSGMRSSVILRDGPWTHRDVAANGARFHIAELGDGPLVLLLHGFPQFWWTWRHQLTALAGAGYRAVAMDLRGVGGSDRTPRGYDPANLALDVTGVIRSLGEPDAALVGHDLGGYLAWTAAVMRPKLVRRLAVVSMPHPRSWRASLLRDPRQTAASSYIWGFQRPWLPERQLVADDAEAVGRLLREWSGPRQPEPDDVTVYQRAMTIPSTAHCAIEPYRWLIRSIVRPDGVQFNRRMKRPVLVPTLHLHGSLDPVTRTRSSAGSGEYVEAPYRWRLFDGLGHFPHEEDPVAFSTELIDWLRDPEPDR; from the coding sequence ATGACCAATCCCGATCAATCGGGGATGCGGTCCTCGGTCATCCTCCGGGACGGCCCCTGGACGCATCGGGACGTCGCCGCCAACGGCGCCCGCTTCCACATCGCCGAGCTCGGCGACGGCCCGCTCGTTCTGCTGCTGCACGGGTTCCCCCAGTTCTGGTGGACCTGGCGGCATCAGCTGACCGCGCTGGCCGGCGCCGGGTACCGGGCGGTGGCGATGGACCTGCGCGGGGTGGGCGGCAGCGACCGCACCCCGCGCGGGTACGACCCGGCCAACCTCGCGCTCGACGTCACGGGCGTGATCCGTTCCCTGGGCGAGCCCGACGCCGCGCTCGTCGGGCACGACCTGGGCGGTTACCTGGCCTGGACGGCCGCCGTGATGCGACCCAAGCTGGTACGGCGGCTCGCCGTCGTCTCCATGCCGCACCCGCGCAGCTGGCGCGCGTCGCTGCTGCGCGATCCCCGGCAGACCGCCGCCAGCTCCTACATCTGGGGCTTCCAGCGCCCCTGGCTGCCCGAGCGGCAGCTCGTCGCCGACGACGCGGAGGCGGTCGGCCGCCTGCTGCGCGAGTGGTCGGGGCCGCGTCAGCCGGAGCCCGATGATGTGACGGTCTACCAGCGGGCGATGACGATTCCGTCCACGGCGCACTGCGCGATCGAGCCCTACCGGTGGCTGATCCGTTCGATCGTCCGCCCGGACGGGGTGCAATTCAACCGGCGGATGAAGCGGCCGGTGCTCGTGCCCACGCTCCATCTGCACGGCTCGCTCGACCCGGTGACGCGCACGCGCAGCTCGGCCGGCTCCGGCGAGTATGTCGAAGCGCCCTACCGTTGGCGGCTGTTCGACGGTCTGGGACACTTCCCGCACGAGGAGGACCCGGTGGCGTTCAGCACCGAGCTCATCGACTGGCTGCGGGACCCCGAGCCCGACCGTTGA
- a CDS encoding phage holin family protein yields MSAAEEGRSLGELVASAADELSGLVHDEIALAKAQVKQDVQRALWGIIAIAVGAVLALFALALLSFAAADGLHEWWDVPIGVTTALVGVVYLAVTGALVLFAVKKFSRLGSAQRSVRSAKSSAAVLAGVRPHPRPVPVDKAGSAT; encoded by the coding sequence ATGAGCGCAGCGGAAGAGGGCCGCAGTCTCGGAGAGCTGGTCGCCTCGGCCGCCGACGAGCTGTCCGGACTGGTGCACGACGAGATCGCGCTGGCCAAGGCCCAGGTGAAGCAGGATGTGCAGCGAGCCCTGTGGGGCATCATCGCGATCGCCGTCGGAGCCGTGCTCGCGCTGTTCGCGCTGGCGCTGCTCAGCTTCGCCGCGGCGGATGGGCTGCACGAGTGGTGGGACGTGCCGATCGGCGTCACCACCGCGCTCGTCGGGGTCGTCTACCTGGCGGTGACCGGGGCGCTCGTCCTGTTCGCCGTCAAGAAGTTCAGCCGCCTGGGCAGCGCCCAGCGCTCCGTCCGGTCCGCCAAGTCGTCGGCCGCCGTACTGGCCGGGGTCAGGCCCCACCCGCGTCCCGTCCCCGTGGACAAGGCGGGCTCCGCCACATGA